The Elusimicrobiota bacterium genome segment CCACTTGAGCCGCCGATTATTTTTGGCGACACATCTTATTGATATCGGCGACGGAAATGGTTGAGGCGGATTCTGACCAGATCCAAGAACATGCGGGTGGAATCTCTAAAAAAACGAACGCGGGTGAAGGGGGAATCAATCCAAGTGACGGGGGCTTCGATAATTCGAAATCCTTTTAATTGGGCGATAAACAAGACCTCGACATCGAACCCAAACCGGGAAATGGTTTGCCTGGAAAAAATTTCTTGAGCGGCCTGAGCGGTAAAAAGTTTAAAACCGCATTGGGTATCGATAAATCCACGCAGCGTTAGGCACCGCACCAACACACTAAAGATCCGCCCCGCCGCCTCTCGAAAAAAAGGCTGACGTTTTTCAATGCGGCAACCTTTCACTCGGCGAGATCCAATCACCACATCCGCCCTGTAGGAGAGGAATTTTTCAAGTTCTTCAATGGGGGTTGACAAATCGGCGTCGGAAAAGAGTCGGTGGTCGCCTCTCGCCACCAACATTCCTTTTTTGACCGCCGCCCCTTTCCCCAGGTTTTCAGGTTGCATGATCAAGCGAAAACGGGGATGTTTTTGGGCAAAGGTTTGCACGATTTTGGGGGTGTGATCGCTGGAGCCATCATCCACCACGATAACCTCCGATGAATAGGACTGTTGGTTTAAATATTGGGCTATTTTCTCTAAGGTGGGCAAAATTCGCTTTTCTTCATTCAGCGCGGGAATTATGATTGAAATGAGCACCGGTCTCTCCAATTTGGATCTTGCATGAGGGAAGCTTACCCCTTAAACTACTTTCATGACAGGCTCGGATCTAAATACAAATAAAACTGTGCTTGTTGTAGACGATGACGAATCGGTTCTTTCCTTTCTGGCATTCTCTTTAAAAAATGATGGCTTTTCCGTCTTAGAAGCACGCGACGCCGAACGCGGTTTGAAGCTGCTCAAAACCCAAAAACCTGACATTATTCTTCTCGACATCATGCTTCCCAAAATGGATGGGTTTAAAATGTGCAAAACTCTCCGACAGATCCCCGGCATGGTAACCACTCCCGTTTTATTCATCACCGCCTATGCCGACCCCACCAGCTTGGACAAAACTCAAGCCGCCGGAGCCCAAGGGCTCATAGAAAAGCCCATCATGTACAGCGAACTTTTGGTCCAATTATTGGACGCCCTGGAAGGACGGTTCGCGCTTCCAACCCGCCTCCGCTTCGCCGCTTAAACCTCACTCGACACAATCGCTCCTCTCCCAAAATTCCTCAGATATGCTAATTAAGCCCCATGCCTCTCGACAAATCACATACCTATGTCTTCCGAATGGGATCGGATAACCAAATACGGCTTTTTTGGGACGGCTCATTTTGGCAATATGAATTCCTGGCGGGGGGAGTTCTCTTTGATCAATTGACCTGCCATGACGAAAACGAACTTGAAGGAGCGGTGACGGTCCACGGTCTCACTCTTGAAAAATTTTCAATTGATCATGACCAAGCCAGCGCAGAGTACAGTGAAAAAATTAAAACCAAATTGGCCCAATTAACTGCGAATAACATTCACCCCTGTCCCAAACATGGGCTTATTTCAAAAAACAGCGATGGCAGTTGCGAGGCTTGCCTCAACATTGATTATCCCGATGATCACAAAGGAACAGAAGGCTGAAGGATGAAAAGAGTTCTTTTCATTTTGGCCGTCGCAATTCTGGTTATCAAAGAAACCGCGCAGGCGCGGCCCTTGCTTGTCGAAGAAGTCTCGACTGTTGGGAAAAAATCATTTGAAACCACCATCTCATTCTCACATCGGATCGATCAATTCAACACCGCCCCTCAGGTGACCTATGAAACATTTCAACTGCCCCTCACGTTGCGCCTGGGTCTTTCAAAATCTTCTGAATTTGGTTTCGATTTCCAATACATTCACCAAAAACTGAAACAAGGATCTGCAGAATATTCAGGGAGCATCAATGGCCGATTTTCACCTTTCGTTAAAATTGCTCCTTGGAAATTATTGGCTTTAAAATTTCTTTATCATCCCAGCACTCCGGAAGAAACCGAACAGGAACTTCAAGTGGCGACCGGCGAGGATTTTGAAGCCATCGCGTTATTCCAAATCCCCACGAAGTGGCCATTAACGTTCAATATTGGGTATTTAACTCGAGGAAGGTACAACACCAAATTCGGAGTTCAAAACGGGCCCATCTATGGCGTGGATCCCGGGAATATTTTTGAGTCCAAACTGAGCCTCGAAGTTCCGCTCAAATTTAACCTGTCTTTGTTAACCGAAACCGCTTATTACAACAGCCAAGATACCTATATTTCAAACCAGCAGGTTCCCAGTTCAGCGGCT includes the following:
- a CDS encoding Undecaprenyl-phosphate mannosyltransferase, with translation MLISIIIPALNEEKRILPTLEKIAQYLNQQSYSSEVIVVDDGSSDHTPKIVQTFAQKHPRFRLIMQPENLGKGAAVKKGMLVARGDHRLFSDADLSTPIEELEKFLSYRADVVIGSRRVKGCRIEKRQPFFREAAGRIFSVLVRCLTLRGFIDTQCGFKLFTAQAAQEIFSRQTISRFGFDVEVLFIAQLKGFRIIEAPVTWIDSPFTRVRFFRDSTRMFLDLVRIRLNHFRRRYQ
- the rssB_4 gene encoding Regulator of RpoS, giving the protein MLVVDDDESVLSFLAFSLKNDGFSVLEARDAERGLKLLKTQKPDIILLDIMLPKMDGFKMCKTLRQIPGMVTTPVLFITAYADPTSLDKTQAAGAQGLIEKPIMYSELLVQLLDALEGRFALPTRLRFAA